TACAAAGGGAAGTACGAAGCTCCTACCCTGCTTGGGCAAAATACGCCTCGTCTTATTGTAGCGGGCATTCTGACCCGTTTCCAAGATCCGAATGGTGATCTCGGTATATCCGAGGAAGGCTGGAATGAAATTCAGCAATTGTATGACAACGGCGTCAGCGCAGTCGAGGGCGAAGACTTCTATGCCAATTTGGCCAGCGGGAAAACGCCGCTAGGGGCGCTCGTTTCCGGAACCCTGCAGCAGAAGGAAGAGCAATATAAAGTGAAAGCAGGCATTGTCAGTCCCGAAGTCGGCGTACCGATGGTCGTGGAACATGCAGCGCTCGTGAACGGAACGAAGAAACAGGCAACGGCGGAGCGGTTCGTGGAATGGCTCGGATCCAGCGAAATTCAAGGAGAATTTGCGGCTGAGTTCAATGCCATGCCGGCAAATACAAAAGCGGTCGAGCAAGCCAATGATTCCGTCAAGGAGCTGTTTACTTCGTTAAAACCACAAGATTTCGATTGGGCCTTTATTGCCGAAAACATGGATCTGTGGGCGGAGAAAATCGAGTTGGAGATTATGCACTAAATAACGGAATGGAGTCAAGCCGGCTGCATATTGGAACGCCAATATGCAGCCGTTCATTCAAGTACAACAAAAAGGAAGATAATAATATGATTACATTCCAGAACGTTGACATTAAATTCGGAGAATTTCATGCGGTCAAAAACCTTAATTTGCATATTCGGGAAGGGGAATTCTTCACGTTCCTCGGTCCCTCGGGTTGCGGGAAGACGACGACCCTCCGCAGTCTGGTTGGGTTTATTATACCTACGAGCGGACAGATCCTGCTGAAAGACACCGACATTACCCGTTTGCCGATTGAAAAAAGAGAGATCGGGATGGTATTTCAAAGCTATGCGCTGTTTCCGACGATGAATGTGTACGAGAATATCGCTTTTGGCTTGCGTGTCAAGAAGTTTTCCAAGGCGGAAGTGGACCAGAAGGTAAAGGACATTGCCCGGAAGGTTGATCTGAAAGATGATCAGCTATTCAAGAAAGTATCGGAACTATCCGGCGGCCAGCAGCAGCGCGTTGCGATTGCCAGGGCGCTGGTTTTGAAGCCGAGCATCTTGGTACTGGACGAGCCTTTATCCAACTTG
Above is a window of Paenibacillus sp. FSL K6-1330 DNA encoding:
- a CDS encoding extracellular solute-binding protein; this encodes MRKLSMALLLIMCVIVSACGGGNNAGNANSGTSESGAPAGSESSSTEPVQNEKLIVYTNANSDGRGEWLIEKAKGAGFDIEIVGAGGADLTNRLIAEKNNPIADVVYGLNNMLYENLKKEDVLAKFVPSWAGDVEQGLNDPEGYYHGLVKQAILLGYNPNEFTADTAPKDWTDLYKNDTYKGKYEAPTLLGQNTPRLIVAGILTRFQDPNGDLGISEEGWNEIQQLYDNGVSAVEGEDFYANLASGKTPLGALVSGTLQQKEEQYKVKAGIVSPEVGVPMVVEHAALVNGTKKQATAERFVEWLGSSEIQGEFAAEFNAMPANTKAVEQANDSVKELFTSLKPQDFDWAFIAENMDLWAEKIELEIMH